From Leptidea sinapis chromosome 3, ilLepSina1.1, whole genome shotgun sequence, a single genomic window includes:
- the LOC126979632 gene encoding UNC93-like protein, which yields MKMTTNKEQNVSNSSETKRIVRNVLVISLAFMVHFTAYCGAANLQSSINAEAGLGTASLAAVYAGLIFSNIFLPVAVIRWLGTKWAICVSFITYMPYIAAQLWPNFYSLILSGLFVGLGGGPLWCAKCTYLSVVSEVHSKISNISAGALLTRFLGLFFMIFQLNQVWGNLISSLVLSSGDNHAAVTALNSTAISQVCGANFLPSADAGEALQSQPQEKIQMIAGIYLACMAGAALIVAVGVDSMKRYDSGRSETGSTLSGMQLLVVTLKLIFEPNQLMLITINIFIGMQQAFFGADFTAAFVSCAIGTGTVGFVMMTYGIADAIGCIVTGYIAKITGRIPLICFASIVHTILFTTILVWQPQPDYSYVLFIIAVVWGLCDSVWLVQINAYYGILFPGREEAAFSNFRLWESVGYIIAYVISPHMRTSVKTYILMGFMVLGLIQYFIVEYRDRSAKKSKKPTVEVISVSGLDNKAFQTTE from the exons GGCGCAGCGAACTTGCAAAGTTCCATCAATGCTGAAGCAGGCCTGGGGACTGCATCACTGGCCGCAGTATACGCTGGACTTATATTCTCTAATATATTCCTACCAGTCGCAGTTATCag GTGGCTGGGCACAAAATGGGCGATCTGCGTGTCATTCATCACATATATGCCTTACATCGCAGCCCAGCTCTGGCCCAATTTCTACTCATTGATCCTGTCGGGTCTTTTTGTGGGTCTAGGTGGAGGACCACTATGGTGCGCTAAGTGCACCTATTTATCTGTG GTATCAGAAGTTCACAGCAAAATATCGAACATTTCAGCGGGAGCGCTATTGACACGTTTTCTGGGTCTTTTCTTTATGATATTCCAACTCAACCAAGTCTGGGGAAACCTCATATCTTCATTAG tgttatcaTCTGGAGACAATCATGCAGCTGTGACTGCATTGAACTCGACTGCGATCTCACAAGTCTGCGGAGCAAATTTCTTGCCCAGTGCTGATGCCGGAGAAGCACTGCAATCTCAACCTCAAGAGAAGATACAGATGATTGCTG GCATCTACTTAGCGTGTATGGCTGGGGCTGCTCTTATTGTGGCAGTTGGTGTGGATTCTATGAAAAG GTATGACTCTGGTCGTTCTGAAACTGGATCAACTTTGTCTGGAATGCAACTACTGGTCGTGACTCTCAAGCTTATCTTTGAACCAAACCAACTCATGTTGATCAccatcaatatatttattggaATGCAGCAAGCTTTCTTTGGGGCCGACTTTACTGCG GCTTTCGTGTCGTGCGCCATTGGCACAGGAACAGTTGGTTTTGTTATGATGACGTACGGTATCGCTGATGCTATTGGTTGTATCGTCACTGGCTATATCGCTAAG ATTACAGGTCGTATCCCTCTCATCTGTTTTGCTTCGATAGTCCACACTATTCTGTTCACAACAATTCTGGTGTGGCAGCCTCAACCAGATTACAGCTATGTGCTGTTTATCATTGCAGTGGTCTGGGGTCTTTGTGATTCCGTATGGCTGGTTCAAATAAATG CTTACTACGGAATACTATTCCCTGGTCGAGAGGAAGCGGCATTCTCCAACTTTCGTCTGTGGGAGTCAGTTGGCTATATAATAGCTTACGTGATCTCTCCCCACATGAGAACCAGCGTCAAGACTTATATCTTGATGGGATTCATGGTCCTCGGTTTGATTCAGTACTTCATCGTGGAGTATCGTGACAGAAGCGCGAAGAAGTCGAAGAAACCGACCGTCGAAGTAATCAGTGTTAGCGGTTTGGATAATAAGGCATTCCAAACTACCGAATGA